The genomic window ACGAGGTGATTCGCCCGGTCCACGACCGGCAGCTCGCTGATCCGGTGCGACTGCATCAGCTCGACGGCCTCGCTGAGCATCGCGCCGACGCGGACGCGCTTGGGGTCCACGGTCATGATCTCGGCGATCGGCCGGTCGAGGACGGCCTCCCGGCGCTTCTCGAAGATCCGCGCCAGGTCGCTGTCGGTGAAGATGCCCAGCAGGTGGCCCTCCTCGTCCTCGACGAGCAGCGCCCCGGAGCGGCGGCGCGGGCCGGCCAGGCGGACGAAGACGTCGCGGGCGGTCTCCTCGGGGCGGGCCCGGCGGATCTGCCGGCCGGTCCGCATGACCTCCTCGACGCGGGAGAGCTGGCGCCCGAGGCTGCCGCCGGGGTGATAGGCGGCGAAGTCCTCCGGGCTGAAGTCGCGCATCCGGCTGACCAGCAGCGCCAGGGCGTCTCCCACGGCCATGAGCGCCGTGCTGCTGGCGGAGGGTGCCAGGCCCAGCGGGCAGGCCTCCTCCACCCGGCCGATCGCGACGCAGCAGTCCGAGGCCTGCCCCAGCGAGCTGCTCGCCCGCTCGGTGATCGCCACCAGCGAGGCCCCCAGCTTGCGGACGGCCGGCAGGATCCGCAGCAGCTCCTCGGTCTCGCCGCTCTGCGAGAGGGCGATCACCACGTCGTCGGCCCGGATGCGCCCGAGGTCGCCGTGGATAGCCTCGCCCGGGTGGAGCGGGAACGCCCGCGTCCCCGTGGAGGCCAGCGTCGCGGCGAGCTTCGTCCCGACGTGCCCGGCCTTGCCCATCCCCGTGACGATCACGCTCCCCGGGCACCGGTAGACCAGCTCCGCCGCCCTCGCGATCGACGGGCCGAGCCGCTCGCGGACCCGCTCCAGCGCCTCCGCCTCGATCCGCAGGACATTCCGAGCGAAGGCGACCCCCTCGGCCTCGGTCTCGAAGCCGAGCGTTGCGTCCGTGATCATCGCCATCCGGGGCCTCCCTGCCCTGACAGGCCGCCAAACGCACCGGCTCCCCCGGCCGGAAGCGCCGGCGCGGGAACCATAGCCCATCCCCTGGAAACCGTCAACGGAGACCCCCGCGCCCCGCGGCCCTCTCGAGGGCCCGAAGCCCGCCAGCTATCCCCGTTTTCTCAACGCTTCTATCGGCATGGCCCTGTCCTGAGTTTGGAAGCATTGAGAAATCTGTGGAAAACAGGGTGTCTTGTTAATTGCGGTGGTCCGTGTTGGTTGTTTGGCCTGTGCGGCCTGCGGGACGACGTGCCCGGCCGGCCACGTCGTCGAACTTGAGGAGGCAGAGCTTCCCCAGCCCGATCGTTGCCGCGGCATAGACGGCGAGGCCCAGGGCGAGGAAGGTCGCGGTCCACAGGAAGCCGTCGTCGATGTCCCAGGACCGATACTTCCAGTCCGCCGCCTCCGCCTTCAGGGCGTCCGGGAATCGCGGCGAGAGTATGGACTTGCTCAGGTCATAGGGCGCGAATCCGGGCCAGATCATGGGGATCGGGTAGTGGTGGAGATTGAGCGCGGCCTGGCCGAGCAGGTTGACGAGGAGGAGGACGGACACCGTCAGGAACTGGGCCCTCCAGGTGGACCTGAGGTGGAGGGAGATCCAGAGCCCGAGCGTCGCGGCGAAGGCGCCGTGGCTCGCGAGGCAGGCGAGCTGGACCGGCAGGCTGAGCGGGTGGACCGAGCCGACGAGGACGCCCGCGACGGTCGAGAGGACGATCACGGCGACGATCCGCCACGGCCGCCGGAGTGCGCCGAGCCACTTGGCCAGGAGGATCTCGCCGGCGGTCAGGTCGGTCGCGGTCAGGCTGACCCAGGTATCCGCCTCGTGCTCCGACGTGATCGCCGACGCCGCCGCGCCCGCCAGGCCGAGGAGCGCGGGGATGTACAGGAACGGCAGCGTGTATTTCAGGAAGAAGTGGAATTTCCAGCGCGCCACGTTCGCGTCGTCCCAGGGGTCCGCCGACCGGGCGTAGGCGTGGTCTCGCATCTCCCGGAAGGCGTCCCAGCCGTATCCGACCGCATAGTAGAGGAAGGCCCCGCCGGCGGCGAGCGTCACGAGCCCGCCGATGATCCGGGCGAAGCCCCGGGGCCGGGCGGTGAACAGCTCCTTCCAGAGCATCGGCCGGTCGCCGAGCGACGGTCGCATCCCGAG from Aquisphaera giovannonii includes these protein-coding regions:
- a CDS encoding KpsF/GutQ family sugar-phosphate isomerase, producing the protein MAMITDATLGFETEAEGVAFARNVLRIEAEALERVRERLGPSIARAAELVYRCPGSVIVTGMGKAGHVGTKLAATLASTGTRAFPLHPGEAIHGDLGRIRADDVVIALSQSGETEELLRILPAVRKLGASLVAITERASSSLGQASDCCVAIGRVEEACPLGLAPSASSTALMAVGDALALLVSRMRDFSPEDFAAYHPGGSLGRQLSRVEEVMRTGRQIRRARPEETARDVFVRLAGPRRRSGALLVEDEEGHLLGIFTDSDLARIFEKRREAVLDRPIAEIMTVDPKRVRVGAMLSEAVELMQSHRISELPVVDRANHLVGLIDVTDLIGLVPADFEE
- a CDS encoding ABC transporter permease — translated: MIPGPVFTFELLRTSRRGSFYVMRAAYAAILLWAFYTVYQTWVTWGGDEPPMTAMKALAISSFGAVAVSQVAFILAITPALVAGVIAEEKQRKTLHYLLASRLSGPEIVLGKLLARMLHAAVLLAVGFPVLSLLVLLGGIDPRLIGLACAAAASTAWLLAAMSIWASTLARRPREALMAAYGIEFLWLFVPAMVGMVPSTGWFALDGLLDGVLDILRQSSPVGMAYRTFSAVLMGGGLRVEDLVAMIAYQAVAGAVFAVAAACQLRAVFRRQEGRAGREAGPRRRWAARLGMRPSLGDRPMLWKELFTARPRGFARIIGGLVTLAAGGAFLYYAVGYGWDAFREMRDHAYARSADPWDDANVARWKFHFFLKYTLPFLYIPALLGLAGAAASAITSEHEADTWVSLTATDLTAGEILLAKWLGALRRPWRIVAVIVLSTVAGVLVGSVHPLSLPVQLACLASHGAFAATLGLWISLHLRSTWRAQFLTVSVLLLVNLLGQAALNLHHYPIPMIWPGFAPYDLSKSILSPRFPDALKAEAADWKYRSWDIDDGFLWTATFLALGLAVYAAATIGLGKLCLLKFDDVAGRARRPAGRTGQTTNTDHRN